The following coding sequences are from one Vicugna pacos chromosome 19, VicPac4, whole genome shotgun sequence window:
- the ABHD16B gene encoding ABHD16B, with protein MCVVCFVKALVHVFKIYLTANYTYNFRSWPVDFRWDDVRAASRGSSGHRALTCAAAAAGVWLLRGAALGGDAPGRPLRGARGQAQCLLQQIRELPGQLASYALAHSLGRWLVYPGSMFLMTRALLPLLQQGQERLVERYRGRRAKLVACDGNEIDTMFMDRRQHPGSHGRGLRLVICCEGNAGFYEMGCLSAPLEAGYSVLGWNHPGFGGSTGAPFPQHDANAMDVVVKYALHRLHFPPAHVVVYGWSIGGFTATWATMTYPELGALVLDATFDDLVPLALKVMPQSWKGLVVRTVREHFNLNVAQQLCRYPGPVLLLRRTQDDVVSTSGHLRPLPSGDVEGNRGNELLLRLLQHRYPAVMTREGLAVVTRWLRTGSLAQEAAFYARYRVDDEWCLELLRSYRARCEDLREDKEAWGPHGLVFPWLVGQGLSPRRRRQLALFLARKHLKNVEATHCSPLEPEDFQFPWRL; from the coding sequence ATGTGCGTGGTCTGCTTCGTGAAGGCGCTGGTGCACGTGTTCAAAATTTACCTGACCGCCAACTACACCTACAATTTCCGCAGCTGGCCGGTGGACTTCCGCTGGGATGACGTGCGCGCCGCCTCCAGGGGTAGCAGCGGGCACCGCGCGCTAACGTGCGCAGCGGCTGCGGCGGGTGTGTGGCTGCTGCGGGGCGCGGCGCTGGGCGGGGACGCGCCGGGGCGGCCACTGCGCGGAGCGCGCGGCCAGGCGCAGTGCCTCCTGCAGCAGATCCGCGAGCTGCCCGGCCAGCTCGCCAGCTATGCGCTGGCCCACTCGCTGGGTCGCTGGCTCGTGTACCCCGGCTCCATGTTTTTGATGACGCGcgcgctgctgccgctgctgcagCAGGGCCAAGAGCGCCTCGTGGAGCGCTACCGCGGTCGGCGCGCCAAGCTGGTGGCCTGTGACGGCAACGAGATCGACACCATGTTCATGGACCGCCGCCAGCACCCGGGCAGCCACGGCCGTGGCCTACGCCTCGTCATCTGCTGCGAAGGCAACGCCGGCTTCTACGAGATGGGCTGCCTGTCGGCGCCGCTGGAGGCCGGTTACTCTGTGCTGGGCTGGAACCACCCCGGCTTCGGGGGCAGCACCGGCGCGCCGTTCCCTCAGCACGACGCCAACGCCATGGACGTGGTGGTCAAGTATGCGCTGCACCGCCTGCACTTCCCGCCTGCGCACGTGGTGGTCTACGGCTGGTCCATCGGCGGCTTCACGGCCACCTGGGCTACTATGACGTACCCAGAGCTGGGTGCGCTGGTGCTAGACGCCACCTTCGACGACCTCGTGCCGCTGGCGCTGAAGGTAATGCCCcagagctggaaggggctggtAGTGCGCACCGTGCGCGAGCACTTCAACCTCAACGTGGCCCAGCAGCTGTGCCGCTACCCTGGGCCTGTGCTGCTGCTCCGGCGCACACAGGACGACGTGGTCAGCACCTCGGGCCACCTGCGCCCCCTGCCGTCCGGCGACGTGGAGGGCAACCGCGGCAACGAGCTGCTCCTGCGCCTGCTGCAGCACCGCTACCCCGCCGTGATGACGCGCGAGGGCCTCGCCGTGGTGACCCGCTGGCTGCGCACCGGCAGTCTGGCGCAGGAGGCCGCCTTCTACGCGCGCTACCGCGTGGACGACGAGTGGTGCCTGGAACTGCTGCGCTCCTACCGCGCGCGCTGCGAGGACTTGCGGGAGGACAAGGAGGCCTGGGGGCCGCACGGGCTTGTCTTCCCTTGGCTGGTGGGCCAGGGCCTTAGCCCGCGGCGGCGCAGGCAGCTCGCGCTGTTCCTGGCGCGCAAACACCTCAAGAACGTGGAGGCAACTCACTGCAGTCCGCTGGAACCAGAGGACTTTCAGTTCCCCTGGAGACTGTAG
- the TPD52L2 gene encoding tumor protein D54 isoform X3 yields MDSAGQDINLNSPNKGLLSDSMTDVPVDTAVAAQAPAVQGLTEAEEEELRAELAKVEEEIVTLRQVLAAKERHCGELRRKLGLSALEGLKQNLSRGWHDVQVSSAYVKTSEKLGEWNEKVTQSDLYKKTQETLSQAGQKTSAALSTMSSAISRKLGDMRARPFSHSFSSASIRHSISMPAMSELSGSGGISRG; encoded by the exons ATGGACTCCGCCGGCCAAG ATATCAACCTGAACTCTCCCAACAAAGGTCTGCTCTCCGACTCCATGACGGATGTCCCTGTTGACACAGCAGTGGCTGCCCAGGCTCCTGCTGTTCAGGGTCTGAcggaggctgaggaggaggagctcAGGGCCGAGCTTGCAAAG GTGGAGGAGGAAATCGTCACCCTGCGCCAGGTTCTGGCAGCCAAGGAGAGACACTGCGGGGAGCTGAGACGGAAGCTGGGCCTCTCCGCCCTGGAGGGCCTGAAGCAGAACCTGTCCAGGGGCTGGCACGACGTGCAGGTCTCCAGCGC CTATGTGAAAACTTCTGAGAAACTTGGAGAGTGGAACGAGAAAGTGACGCAGTCGGACCT CTACAAGAAGACTCAGGAAACTCTCTCTCAGGCGGGACAGAAGACGTCAGCTGCCCTGTCCACCATGAGCTCTGCCATCAGCAGGAAGCTCGGAGACATGAG GGCTCGGCCGTTCTCACACTCCTTTAG CAGCGCCTCCATCCGCCACTCCATAAGCATGCCGGCCATGAG TGAGCTCTCTGGATCTGGCGGGATCTCCAGAGGATGA
- the TPD52L2 gene encoding tumor protein D54 isoform X4: MDSAGQDINLNSPNKGLLSDSMTDVPVDTAVAAQAPAVQGLTEAEEEELRAELAKVEEEIVTLRQVLAAKERHCGELRRKLGLSALEGLKQNLSRGWHDVQVSSAYVKTSEKLGEWNEKVTQSDLYKKTQETLSQAGQKTSAALSTMSSAISRKLGDMRARPFSHSFSSASIRHSISMPAMRNSATFKSFEDRVGTIKSKVVGGRENGSDSLPSPSGSGEKPLPDHTPF, translated from the exons ATGGACTCCGCCGGCCAAG ATATCAACCTGAACTCTCCCAACAAAGGTCTGCTCTCCGACTCCATGACGGATGTCCCTGTTGACACAGCAGTGGCTGCCCAGGCTCCTGCTGTTCAGGGTCTGAcggaggctgaggaggaggagctcAGGGCCGAGCTTGCAAAG GTGGAGGAGGAAATCGTCACCCTGCGCCAGGTTCTGGCAGCCAAGGAGAGACACTGCGGGGAGCTGAGACGGAAGCTGGGCCTCTCCGCCCTGGAGGGCCTGAAGCAGAACCTGTCCAGGGGCTGGCACGACGTGCAGGTCTCCAGCGC CTATGTGAAAACTTCTGAGAAACTTGGAGAGTGGAACGAGAAAGTGACGCAGTCGGACCT CTACAAGAAGACTCAGGAAACTCTCTCTCAGGCGGGACAGAAGACGTCAGCTGCCCTGTCCACCATGAGCTCTGCCATCAGCAGGAAGCTCGGAGACATGAG GGCTCGGCCGTTCTCACACTCCTTTAG CAGCGCCTCCATCCGCCACTCCATAAGCATGCCGGCCATGAG gaATTCTGCAACCTTCAAGTCATTTGAAGACCGAGTTGGGACCATAAAG TCCAAGGTTGTCGGTGGCAGAGAGAATGGCAGTGACAGCCTTCCCTCCCCGTCTGGGAGTGGTGAAAAACCCCTGCCCGATCACACGCCTTTCTAA
- the TPD52L2 gene encoding tumor protein D54 isoform X5, protein MDSAGQDINLNSPNKGLLSDSMTDVPVDTAVAAQAPAVQGLTEAEEEELRAELAKVEEEIVTLRQVLAAKERHCGELRRKLGLSALEGLKQNLSRGWHDVQVSSAYVKTSEKLGEWNEKVTQSDLYKKTQETLSQAGQKTSAALSTMSSAISRKLGDMSPRLSVAERMAVTAFPPRLGVVKNPCPITRLSKPIEALPGPRTSTPSLPQLQLRSAGQPARPWRMHRTGFEDNLASTWGRGRCAHMG, encoded by the exons ATGGACTCCGCCGGCCAAG ATATCAACCTGAACTCTCCCAACAAAGGTCTGCTCTCCGACTCCATGACGGATGTCCCTGTTGACACAGCAGTGGCTGCCCAGGCTCCTGCTGTTCAGGGTCTGAcggaggctgaggaggaggagctcAGGGCCGAGCTTGCAAAG GTGGAGGAGGAAATCGTCACCCTGCGCCAGGTTCTGGCAGCCAAGGAGAGACACTGCGGGGAGCTGAGACGGAAGCTGGGCCTCTCCGCCCTGGAGGGCCTGAAGCAGAACCTGTCCAGGGGCTGGCACGACGTGCAGGTCTCCAGCGC CTATGTGAAAACTTCTGAGAAACTTGGAGAGTGGAACGAGAAAGTGACGCAGTCGGACCT CTACAAGAAGACTCAGGAAACTCTCTCTCAGGCGGGACAGAAGACGTCAGCTGCCCTGTCCACCATGAGCTCTGCCATCAGCAGGAAGCTCGGAGACATGAG TCCAAGGTTGTCGGTGGCAGAGAGAATGGCAGTGACAGCCTTCCCTCCCCGTCTGGGAGTGGTGAAAAACCCCTGCCCGATCACACGCCTTTCTAAGCCCATAGAGGCTTTGCCCGGCCCCAGAACGAGCACACCCTCCTTGCCACAACTGCAGCTTCGCTCAGCGGGGCAGCCAGCCAGGCCGTGGCGAATGCACAGAACCGGTTTTGAGGACAATCTCGCATCCACATGGGGACGTGGCCGCTGCGCTCACATGGGTTAG
- the TPD52L2 gene encoding tumor protein D54 isoform X1: MDSAGQDINLNSPNKGLLSDSMTDVPVDTAVAAQAPAVQGLTEAEEEELRAELAKVEEEIVTLRQVLAAKERHCGELRRKLGLSALEGLKQNLSRGWHDVQVSSAYVKTSEKLGEWNEKVTQSDLYKKTQETLSQAGQKTSAALSTMSSAISRKLGDMRARPFSHSFRNSATFKSFEDRVGTIKSKVVGGRENGSDSLPSPSGSGEKPLPDHTPF, translated from the exons ATGGACTCCGCCGGCCAAG ATATCAACCTGAACTCTCCCAACAAAGGTCTGCTCTCCGACTCCATGACGGATGTCCCTGTTGACACAGCAGTGGCTGCCCAGGCTCCTGCTGTTCAGGGTCTGAcggaggctgaggaggaggagctcAGGGCCGAGCTTGCAAAG GTGGAGGAGGAAATCGTCACCCTGCGCCAGGTTCTGGCAGCCAAGGAGAGACACTGCGGGGAGCTGAGACGGAAGCTGGGCCTCTCCGCCCTGGAGGGCCTGAAGCAGAACCTGTCCAGGGGCTGGCACGACGTGCAGGTCTCCAGCGC CTATGTGAAAACTTCTGAGAAACTTGGAGAGTGGAACGAGAAAGTGACGCAGTCGGACCT CTACAAGAAGACTCAGGAAACTCTCTCTCAGGCGGGACAGAAGACGTCAGCTGCCCTGTCCACCATGAGCTCTGCCATCAGCAGGAAGCTCGGAGACATGAG GGCTCGGCCGTTCTCACACTCCTTTAG gaATTCTGCAACCTTCAAGTCATTTGAAGACCGAGTTGGGACCATAAAG TCCAAGGTTGTCGGTGGCAGAGAGAATGGCAGTGACAGCCTTCCCTCCCCGTCTGGGAGTGGTGAAAAACCCCTGCCCGATCACACGCCTTTCTAA
- the TPD52L2 gene encoding tumor protein D54 isoform X2, with protein MDSAGQDINLNSPNKGLLSDSMTDVPVDTAVAAQAPAVQGLTEAEEEELRAELAKVEEEIVTLRQVLAAKERHCGELRRKLGLSALEGLKQNLSRGWHDVQVSSAYVKTSEKLGEWNEKVTQSDLYKKTQETLSQAGQKTSAALSTMSSAISRKLGDMRNSATFKSFEDRVGTIKSKVVGGRENGSDSLPSPSGSGEKPLPDHTPF; from the exons ATGGACTCCGCCGGCCAAG ATATCAACCTGAACTCTCCCAACAAAGGTCTGCTCTCCGACTCCATGACGGATGTCCCTGTTGACACAGCAGTGGCTGCCCAGGCTCCTGCTGTTCAGGGTCTGAcggaggctgaggaggaggagctcAGGGCCGAGCTTGCAAAG GTGGAGGAGGAAATCGTCACCCTGCGCCAGGTTCTGGCAGCCAAGGAGAGACACTGCGGGGAGCTGAGACGGAAGCTGGGCCTCTCCGCCCTGGAGGGCCTGAAGCAGAACCTGTCCAGGGGCTGGCACGACGTGCAGGTCTCCAGCGC CTATGTGAAAACTTCTGAGAAACTTGGAGAGTGGAACGAGAAAGTGACGCAGTCGGACCT CTACAAGAAGACTCAGGAAACTCTCTCTCAGGCGGGACAGAAGACGTCAGCTGCCCTGTCCACCATGAGCTCTGCCATCAGCAGGAAGCTCGGAGACATGAG gaATTCTGCAACCTTCAAGTCATTTGAAGACCGAGTTGGGACCATAAAG TCCAAGGTTGTCGGTGGCAGAGAGAATGGCAGTGACAGCCTTCCCTCCCCGTCTGGGAGTGGTGAAAAACCCCTGCCCGATCACACGCCTTTCTAA